The genomic segment TGAGCAGGCGCTTGGCTGGCGGCCGAAGGGGGTGGGGCCAGCCCAGCCGGGCGGCCTCGCCGGCCGCGGCGTGCTCGCCCAAAAAAAGGACGCTGCGGCCGAGACGACTCCCCTGGGCCAGGCAATCGATCCAGGCCACGGAATAGGTGGCGGCAGCGGTTTCCTCGAAGCAGGCCATGGTCTCGGCCAGATCCTTCGCCCGCACCGTGGTCTGGCGGATGGCGGCCGACTCGATGGGCACGAGGCGCAAGGTGGCGGTCAGGATGAGGCCGCAAAGCCCCATGCCGCCGCAGCAGGCGGCAAAGAGGTCCGGGCTGGCGCTGCGCGAGGTCCGGACCACCCGGCCGTCGGCCAGCAGCACCGTAAGCTCGGTGACGTGCTGGCTGAAGGTGCCGGCCCGGTGGTGGTTCTTGCCGTGGACGTCCGAGGCGATGGCGCCGCCCACGGTCACGAAGCGGGTGCCCGGGGTCACCGGCAAAAACCAGCCCCGGGGCACGAAGGCGGTCAGGATCTCGGCAAGGCTGACCCCGGCCTCGCAGGTCAGAAGCCCGGTGGCCGGGTCGAAGGCGGAAAGGCGCCGGAACCGGCTGACATCGACGATTACCGGTGCCAGGGAGGAGTCGCCGTACGAGCGGCCCAGGCCCCGGGGAATGGCCGGCGGCATGGTGGCCAAGAGGCGCTGGGCGTCCGCCTGGGCGGTAAAGGACCGGACCGTGGCGTCCACGACGGGGTAAAGGCCCCAATTGGCGATCCGCACCTTTCTCCCTCCTCCTCGAACAAGGGTGGTCAGTCCCGGGCGGGCGGGGGGCCGAAGCGGTGGCGCAGGGTGGTGCGCAGCATGCGCAGGGCGGTCTTGGCCTTGGCCCAATGGCTCACCGAGTGCTTGGAGCTGCC from the Thermodesulfobacteriota bacterium genome contains:
- a CDS encoding FAD-binding oxidoreductase — protein: MRIANWGLYPVVDATVRSFTAQADAQRLLATMPPAIPRGLGRSYGDSSLAPVIVDVSRFRRLSAFDPATGLLTCEAGVSLAEILTAFVPRGWFLPVTPGTRFVTVGGAIASDVHGKNHHRAGTFSQHVTELTVLLADGRVVRTSRSASPDLFAACCGGMGLCGLILTATLRLVPIESAAIRQTTVRAKDLAETMACFEETAAATYSVAWIDCLAQGSRLGRSVLFLGEHAAAGEAARLGWPHPLRPPAKRLLTVPCHLPAGLLNRLTVRAFNEVYYRRQPAGASQQLVDLMTFFYPLDAVGHWNRIYGRRGFCQYQLVLPKEAGAQGLKAVLAAVNRQGRGSFLAVLKLFGPANGLPLSFPREGYTLALDFPMSPGLLAFLEDLDRIVLEHGGRLYLTKDARMSAAFFRASYPGAEAFIAAKRRFDPDNRFRSLQSQRLAIA